From Pyrenophora tritici-repentis strain M4 chromosome 1, whole genome shotgun sequence, the proteins below share one genomic window:
- a CDS encoding transcriptional activator xlnR, producing MLSTNLHQYPSAFSHLPAPNMVEHQHQHHHLAAPHMGHSPLDTLAHTSQYAALQFHQNRHVLPSGKSLVKNHRLPYASGPLAPRNHRDMLQERSGRANSTSGPVRRRISRACDQCNQLRTKCDGRQSCAHCIEFGLTCEYIRERKKRGKASRKDIAQQQAAAAAAGNSAPKSEESSTPEAPEKVPQSKQAAKSPKLPEGQRALPELPSRSASIATTRPDMDTTPIYPNRTMSLSAIDNIPEVDMHHQMSESMHPMQPMQPHRIRTDGLPMHNPNPMAEYTSMEEYHRNLAYQSPLQMMQPGMHPGVSSHDRGIEYSDSPYSMMSPQSAHGQVPSNPFRIAEEQSNMGYMAQSPVGASPGWMIPSPSTTMYSGAPHQTPSQQLRYPVLQPLVPHIANMMPLSLACDLLELYFESSSSAFMQPVSPYVLGYVFRKRSFLRTNSPRVCSPALLASMLWIGCLTSESPYLSSSPSARSQLSERLINLTISLLKPLVHQTPGDPDCSPTAFANGGMVNGVTMGAFGMPTHDSEIGLPGAPGGLDDVATYMHLAIVISASEYKAASLRWWNAAWSLARELKLGKEVPVTPPPETNDDDAPVDVDAGHTGRRYPTGQNTPVDYTEEQREERRRIWWLLFTVDRHLALCYNRPLSLLDVECSGLMQPLEDNVWQSGEFFEVSAQPFSDSTFRRRGPAFECTGHSIFGFFLPLMTILGEITDLYHARNHPRFGTKTDWDDHAREISQQLDAYGRSLQELRNRAVNEANAEEPVHPGTPSVQSVNSTISRAQESLMHAKIVEAYGTHLMHTLHILLNGKWDPISLLDDNDLWISSQSFVEATGHAVSAAEALNEILEYDPDLSFMPFFFGIYLLQGSFLLLLIADKLQGDANPNIVRACEVIVRAHEACIVTLNTEYQRNFRKVMRSTLQQVRGRGMDEHAELAQQRRREMLSLYRWTGDGTGLAL from the exons ATGCTTTCCACGAATCTCCATCAGTACCCCTCGGCTTTCAGCCACCTCCCCGCCCCGAACATGGTCGAACATCAGCACCAGCATCACCATCTCGCCGCCCCGCACATGGGACATTCGCCCCTCGACACTCTGGCGCATACATCACAATACGCTGCCCTGCAATTCCACCAGAACCGCCATGTATTACCTAGCGGCAAATCTCTCGTCAAGAACCATCGGCTGCCCTACGCCAGTGGCCCTCTAGCGCCTCGCAACCATCGGGACATGCTGCAAGAGCGATCAGGTCGCGCCAATTCAACGTCTGGACCGGTACGACGCAGAATCAGCCGAGCCTGTGACCAGTGTAATCAATTGCGTACCAAGTGTGATGGTAGACAATCC TGCGCGCATTGTATAG AATTTGGCTTGACGTGCGAGTACATTCGTGAGCGCAAGAAACGCGGAAAGGCATCGCGAAAGGACATAGCCCAACAGCAagctgccgccgccgctgcTGGGAACAGCGCGCCCAAATCTGAAGAGTCCAGCACCCCAGAAGCCCCAGAGAAAGTTCCCCAATCCAAACAGGCAGCCAAGAGTCCAAAGCTCCCTGAAGGCCAAAGAGCTCTTCCAGAACTTCCAAGCCGATCAGCCAGCATCGCGACAACCAGGCCAGACATGGACACGACACCAATCTACCCAAACAGGACCATGAGTCTGAGCGCTATTGACAATATCCCAGAAGTCGACATGCACCATCAGATGAGCGAGAGCATGCACCCTATGCAGCCCATGCAGCCACATCGCATCCGGACTGACGGACTGCCTATGCACAACCCCAACCCCATGGCTGAATACACATCCATGGAAGAGTACCACCGAAACCTCGCGTACCAGTCACCACTTCAAATGATGCAGCCAGGAATGCACCCTGGCGTTTCCTCCCATGACCGCGGTATCGAGTATTCTGATAGCCCGTACAGCATGATGAGCCCGCAAAGCGCACATGGACAGGTACCATCCAACCCCTTTAGGATAGCAGAAGAACAATCAAACATGGGCTACATGGCTCAATCACCAGTCGGTGCATCTCCCGGTTGGATGATTCCTTCACCCTCGACAACAATGTACTCAGGCGCACCACACCAAACCCCTTCTCAGCAACTCAGGTACCCCGTCTTGCAGCCGTTAGTCCCACATATCGCAAACATGATGCCCCTATCATTGGCCTGCGACCTACTAGAGCTCTACTTTGAGAGTTCCTCATCCGCTTTCATGCAACCTGTCTCCCCATATGTACTCGGATACGTCTTCCGGAAACGATCATTCCTTCGAACAAACAGCCCACGCGTGTGCAGCCCAGCACTACTCGCCAGTATGCTGTGGATTGGCTGCTTGACGAGCGAGTCACCATATTTGTCATCATCGCCATCTGCACGGAGTCAGCTATCGGAGAGATTGATCAACCTGACCATCAGCCTCCTGAAACCCCTTGTGCATCAGACACCAGGTGACCCTGACTGTAGTCCTACGGCGTTCGCCAATGGCGGTATGGTTAATGGTGTCACCATGGGAGCTTTTGGTATGCCTACACATGACTCCGAAATAGGTCTAC CGGGAGCACCAGGAGGACTTGACGATGTAGCCACTTATATGCATCTAGCCATTGTCATCTCAGCAAGCGAGTACAAGGCTGCATCACTCCGTTGGTGGAACGCTGCATGGTCACTGGCGAGGGAGCTCAAGCTGGGCAAGGAGGTGCCTGTAACACCCCCACCAGAGACAAACGACGACGATGCACCGGTAGATGTTGATGCGGGACACACGGGCAGACGCTATCCGACTGGCCAAAACACCCCCGTCGACTATACTGAGGAACAAAGAGAAGAGCGCAGACGTATATGGTGGCTCCTGTTCACTGTTGATCG CCACCTAGCGTTATGCTACAACCGACCTCTATCTTTACTCGACGTGGAGTGCTCAGGTCTCATGCAGCCTCTTGAGGATAACGTATGGCAATCTGGCGAGTTCTTCGAGGTTTCCGCTCAACCGTTTTCAGATTCCACATTTCGCCGACGAGGCCCTGCTTTTGAGTGCACCGGACACTCCATTTTCGGATTTTTCCTTCCTCTGATGACTATACTCGGAGAAATCACAGACCTATATCATGCTCGTAACCATCCCCGATTCGGTACCAAGACCGACTGGGACGATCATGCGCGTGAGATCAGCCAGCAACTGGATGCCTATGGTCGATCCTTGCAAGAGCTTCGGAATCGCGCCGTCAACGAGGCAAATGCAGAAGAGCCGGTGCATCCGGGTACACCTTCGGTTCAGTCTGTGAACTCTACAATATCCAGGGCGCAGGAGTCATTGATGCATGCCAAGATTGTTGAAGCATATGGTACACATCTCATGCACACATTGCACATCTTGCTGAATGGAAAATGGGATCCCATCTCACTCCTGGACGACAACGACCTTTGGATATCCTCGCAAAGCTTCGTTGAAGCCACCGGCCATGCGGTATCAGCTGCCGAAGCACTCAATGAGATCCTAGAGTACGACCCAGATCTGAGCTTCATGCCGTTCTTCTTTGGCATCTACCTTTTGCAGGGCAGCTTCCTGTTGCTCCTCATTGCCGACAAGCTGCAAGGAGACGCCAACCCAAACATTGTGCGAGCATGTGAAGTCATTGTCCGTGCGCATGAAGCCTGCATCGTCACCCTCAACACGGAATACCAA CGGAACTTCCGAAAGGTGATGCGTTCAACCCTGCAGCAAGTGCGTGGTCGCGGCATGGATGAGCATGCCGAGCTTGCGCAGCAGCGCCGCAGGGAAATGTTGAGCCTCTACCGCTGGACTGGTGATGGCACTGGGCTCGCACTATGA